One genomic region from Motacilla alba alba isolate MOTALB_02 chromosome 5, Motacilla_alba_V1.0_pri, whole genome shotgun sequence encodes:
- the NRIP3 gene encoding nuclear receptor-interacting protein 3 isoform X2, whose product MCYRVCCPLGAAQLPPQPPGRGTWRSPRHRARAIKRRRPRIPRAAPRTAAEMFYSGILTEPSRKEVEIREAASLRQQRRMKQAVQFIHKDSADLLPLDGLKKLGTSKDTQPHNILQKRLMETNLSKFRGSRGSWAPKDLSSQTNKLNQTKLGSSGKTEDEELIVVSCQCAGKELKAVVDTGSQHNLMSSACLDRLGLKEHLKALPDEEEMVSLPNKVKAIGQIERLSLTVGAVPVECAVLVVDNDQPFSFGLQTLKSLKCVINMEKHHLVLGQMDREEIPFVGVGSAEAGEHFSSLEA is encoded by the exons ATGTGTTATCGCGTGTGCTGTCCCCTCGGAGCGGCGCAGctccccccgcagccccccgggcGCGGTACCTGGCGCTCCCCGCGTCACCGGGCCCGGGCTATAaagcggcggcggccgcgcatCCCCCGCGCTGCTCCGCGCACGGCTGCGGAGATGTTCTACTCGGGCATCctgacagagcccagcaggaaaGAAGTGGAGATAAGGGAAGCGGCGTCTCTCCGCCAGCAGAGGAGGATGAAGCAGGCGGTTCAGTTCATCCACAAGGATTCTGCAGATCTCCTCCCGCTGGACGGGCTGAAGAAGCTGGGGACGTCGAAGGATACC CAACCACATAACATCCTGCAGAAGCGCCTGATGGAGACAAATTTATCCAAGTTCCGAGGCAGCCGAGGCAGCTGGGCTCCAAAGGATCTCTCATCACAGACCAACAAGCTGAACCAAACCAAACTGGGCAGCTCGGGGAAAACTGAGGATGAAGAGCTCATAGTGGTGAGCTGCCAG tgtgcagggaaggagctgaaggCCGTGGTGGACACCGGCTCGCAGCACAACCTCATGTCGTCTGCCTGCCTGGACAGGCTAGG GTTAAAGGAGCACCTCAAAGCACTCCCTGATGAAGAGGAGATGGTTTCCTTGCCAAACAAGGTGAAAGCCATCGGGCAGATCGAGCGTCTGTCCCTCACGGTGGGAGCGGTCCCCGTGGAGTGCGCTGTCCTCGTCGTGG acaaCGACCAACCCTTTTCCTTTGGGCTGCAGACCCTGAAGTCTCTGAAG TGTGTCATAAACATGGAGAAGCACCACCTCGTTCTGGGGCAGATGGACAGGGAAGAAATCCCGTTTGTGGGCGttggcagtgctgaggcaggagagca tttcAGCAGTTTGGAGGCATAA
- the NRIP3 gene encoding nuclear receptor-interacting protein 3 isoform X1, which produces MCYRVCCPLGAAQLPPQPPGRGTWRSPRHRARAIKRRRPRIPRAAPRTAAEMFYSGILTEPSRKEVEIREAASLRQQRRMKQAVQFIHKDSADLLPLDGLKKLGTSKDTQPHNILQKRLMETNLSKFRGSRGSWAPKDLSSQTNKLNQTKLGSSGKTEDEELIVVSCQCAGKELKAVVDTGSQHNLMSSACLDRLGLKEHLKALPDEEEMVSLPNKVKAIGQIERLSLTVGAVPVECAVLVVEDNDQPFSFGLQTLKSLKCVINMEKHHLVLGQMDREEIPFVGVGSAEAGEHFSSLEA; this is translated from the exons ATGTGTTATCGCGTGTGCTGTCCCCTCGGAGCGGCGCAGctccccccgcagccccccgggcGCGGTACCTGGCGCTCCCCGCGTCACCGGGCCCGGGCTATAaagcggcggcggccgcgcatCCCCCGCGCTGCTCCGCGCACGGCTGCGGAGATGTTCTACTCGGGCATCctgacagagcccagcaggaaaGAAGTGGAGATAAGGGAAGCGGCGTCTCTCCGCCAGCAGAGGAGGATGAAGCAGGCGGTTCAGTTCATCCACAAGGATTCTGCAGATCTCCTCCCGCTGGACGGGCTGAAGAAGCTGGGGACGTCGAAGGATACC CAACCACATAACATCCTGCAGAAGCGCCTGATGGAGACAAATTTATCCAAGTTCCGAGGCAGCCGAGGCAGCTGGGCTCCAAAGGATCTCTCATCACAGACCAACAAGCTGAACCAAACCAAACTGGGCAGCTCGGGGAAAACTGAGGATGAAGAGCTCATAGTGGTGAGCTGCCAG tgtgcagggaaggagctgaaggCCGTGGTGGACACCGGCTCGCAGCACAACCTCATGTCGTCTGCCTGCCTGGACAGGCTAGG GTTAAAGGAGCACCTCAAAGCACTCCCTGATGAAGAGGAGATGGTTTCCTTGCCAAACAAGGTGAAAGCCATCGGGCAGATCGAGCGTCTGTCCCTCACGGTGGGAGCGGTCCCCGTGGAGTGCGCTGTCCTCGTCGTGG aagacaaCGACCAACCCTTTTCCTTTGGGCTGCAGACCCTGAAGTCTCTGAAG TGTGTCATAAACATGGAGAAGCACCACCTCGTTCTGGGGCAGATGGACAGGGAAGAAATCCCGTTTGTGGGCGttggcagtgctgaggcaggagagca tttcAGCAGTTTGGAGGCATAA